The Anaerotignum faecicola genome includes a window with the following:
- the yycF gene encoding response regulator YycF: METRKVLVVDDEKNIVDIIKFNLKKEGYDVVTAADGQEAILKAYTENPDLILLDIMMPNVDGYEACRKIREKYDTPIIMLTARAEEVDKVLGFELGADDYVTKPFGVRELMARVKANLRKKAAAPKTGERQGENILSFNGLTIDVDLYEVKKDGETVSLTIREYELLKFLATQKNQVFSRELLLEKVWGYEYYGDVRTVDVTVRRLREKVEADPSSPKYIMTKRGVGYYFGG; encoded by the coding sequence ATGGAAACGAGAAAAGTCCTTGTTGTTGACGACGAAAAAAATATTGTTGACATTATCAAATTTAACTTGAAAAAAGAGGGCTACGACGTTGTAACGGCCGCCGACGGACAGGAGGCTATATTGAAGGCGTACACCGAAAACCCAGATCTTATACTGCTTGATATTATGATGCCTAATGTGGACGGATATGAAGCGTGCCGCAAGATAAGGGAAAAGTATGATACGCCTATTATAATGCTTACGGCCCGGGCGGAAGAAGTAGATAAAGTGCTTGGGTTTGAACTGGGGGCGGACGACTACGTTACAAAGCCTTTCGGCGTGAGGGAGCTTATGGCCAGGGTTAAGGCAAACCTCAGGAAAAAAGCGGCCGCGCCGAAAACAGGGGAGCGGCAGGGCGAAAATATACTGAGCTTTAACGGCCTTACAATTGACGTTGACTTATATGAAGTTAAAAAAGACGGGGAAACCGTAAGCCTTACAATCAGGGAATACGAGCTTTTAAAGTTCCTTGCAACACAGAAAAACCAAGTGTTTTCAAGGGAACTGCTTTTGGAAAAAGTATGGGGATACGAATATTACGGAGACGTCCGCACTGTGGACGTTACAGTGCGCAGGCTCCGTGAAAAGGTTGAGGCCGATCCGTCAAGCCCCAAATATATTATGACGAAACGCGGCGTGGGATATTATTTTGGAGGATAA